Below is a genomic region from Cellulomonas sp. P24.
GTCGTCGCCGACGAGGTCGAGATCTCGATCACCGCTGCGCACCAGGGGGTAAGGGGTCGGGGGATTCTCGACTGTATCCAGCGGCGCAGGTCGCCGCATGTGGGCGCCGGTCCGGTGCCCGCCCGCTGAGCGCAGATCGTGCGGCTCGCACGCTCCGGATGAGCGATCGACGGAGTCCTGCGACACTGGCCGCATGAGCGAAGTGCGCCGCCATGACCTGCTCGACCCCGCGCCGACGCTGCTGCCCGAGGACCACCCCGACGTCCTCGCCCGGGCCGAGCTCGGGGCCGGGGCCGATGCCGTCTCGGTCCTCACCGCGCACCCGGCGTCGTCCTACCTGTGGGCCGCGTTCTCCCGGGGCGCCCTCGGCACCGGGACCCCCGAGGGTGCGCTCGCTGCCTACGCGTATGCGCGTACGGGCTACCACCGCGGGCTGGACGCGTTGCGCAAGGCCGGCTGGCGCGGCCAGGGGCCGATCCCGACGGGCCACCTCCCGAACCAGGGGTTCCTCCTGAGCGTCCTCGCCCTCGAGCAGGCGGCCGCGGCGATCGGCGAGATCGACGAGGCGGAGAGGTGCGAGCGGCTGCTCCTCAACTCGGGGACGACCGCGGCGGAGGTCGCCGGGCTGCTGCTCTGAACGCCGGCTCCGGGCTCCTGCTCCGGGCGCTGGCTCCGGGCGCCCGGTCCGCCTCCCCGGAGGCTGAGTCAGGGGTTGCGTCTCGGCCCCTGCCGCGCGACAATCCGGCGCCTTTTCCTCAGGTCGTGGTGGTCGTCGCCGATGGCATGGCGACACGTTCCCACCGGACCTGAGGACCTCACGACCATGTCGACGCAGCCGCACCCCACCACACCGACGGCCGAGCGGCGCCGTCGCCGACGGCTGAGCGATCTCAGTGTCGCGGCCAAGGTGATGGGCGCGCTCGGGATCGCGATCCTGGCGACGGCACTCGTCGGCGGGGTTGCCGTCGTCACGACGTCGAACATGGCACGTGCCACCGAGCGGATGTACACCGAGCAGGTCCTCGGTACGTCGCTCGCAGGTCAGATGCGCTTCCAGATGCTCTCGGTGCGGGTGAACGCGCTCAGCGCGGCCTACGTCCCGGACAAGTCCGCGACGGCGGGGTTCCTCGACGCGCGGAACGCGGCCCTCGTCTCGGTCGGGGACATCGCCAAGCAGTACCTCGACACGACCTCACCGACCGCGGGGCAGCGCGCGGCCGTCGCGGCCGTCGTCACCGATGCCAAGGCCTACGGCGATGCGCTGGCCCAGGCCGACGTCCTGACGAAGGCGGGGGACGCCGCGGGCATCGAGAAGCTCCGGTCGAGCACGATCTCCCCGCTCGGCGTGAAGATCACCGACGAGATCGAGAAGATCGTCGCGGAGCAGACCAAGCTGTCCGCGGCCCTGAGCGCGCAGTCGTCCGCGGCGGCCTCGACGGCTCGCGGCTGGATCGTCGTCGTCGCGATCGCCGGTGCGCTGCTCGCCCTGCTCGTCGGGCTCGCTCTCGTCCGGCGCCTGCGGTCCGACGTCACGCGCCTGCGTCACGTCGCGGAGGCGCTCGCCGAGGGTGACCTCACGAAGCCGACGGGCCTGACGGGCCGGGACGAGATCGGCGTCACGGCGGCTGCGCTCGACGCCGCGGTCGTGAACCTCCGCAAGCTGATCCACGGTGTCCGGGACGCGGCGTCGCGCACGGCGGAGGCCGCGTCGCGCCTCTCGGCGTCGTCGGCCGAGGTGACCTCGTCGGCGCAGGAGACGAGCACCCAGGTGGGTGTCGTCGCCGGGGCGTCGGGCGAGGTGTCCCAGCA
It encodes:
- a CDS encoding DUF3151 domain-containing protein translates to MSEVRRHDLLDPAPTLLPEDHPDVLARAELGAGADAVSVLTAHPASSYLWAAFSRGALGTGTPEGALAAYAYARTGYHRGLDALRKAGWRGQGPIPTGHLPNQGFLLSVLALEQAAAAIGEIDEAERCERLLLNSGTTAAEVAGLLL
- a CDS encoding methyl-accepting chemotaxis protein — its product is MSTQPHPTTPTAERRRRRRLSDLSVAAKVMGALGIAILATALVGGVAVVTTSNMARATERMYTEQVLGTSLAGQMRFQMLSVRVNALSAAYVPDKSATAGFLDARNAALVSVGDIAKQYLDTTSPTAGQRAAVAAVVTDAKAYGDALAQADVLTKAGDAAGIEKLRSSTISPLGVKITDEIEKIVAEQTKLSAALSAQSSAAASTARGWIVVVAIAGALLALLVGLALVRRLRSDVTRLRHVAEALAEGDLTKPTGLTGRDEIGVTAAALDAAVVNLRKLIHGVRDAASRTAEAASRLSASSAEVTSSAQETSTQVGVVAGASGEVSQHVQSVSAGAEEMGASIREIAQNANEAAKVANQATGVAAATNETVAKLGVSSQEIGNVVKVITSIAEQTNLLALNATIEAARAGEAGKGFAVVAGEVKELAQETARATEDIARRVEAIQDDTASAVTAIGQISTIIASINDFQLTIASAVEEQTATTNEMSRGVNDAAQGAESISQNLNGVATSSARSTAVLEDMGEALAQLAELSAGLRSQVEMFVA